The genomic DNA ATCTGTTCCTGGAATTAGGCGCAGATGAAGACCAGTGTGATTTTAAATACCTGTTTGCTTCCGGTATGTCCGGTTTCGCCAAGGAAAGCTTGGAAGCAGAATCGGTAGATATGCAGCCCCTGTTTAATGCGATTCTGCAACACGTTCCACCTCCTGTGGGCGACATCAACAAGCCTTTGCAATTGCAAGTCACCACCCTAGATTATTCTGAATATCTGGGACGGATTGTAATTGGTAGAATCCACAACGGTACTATCCGGGCTGGACAACAAGCGGCTTTGGTAACAGAAGATGGTACAATTGTCAAGTCCAGAATTACCAAATTGATGGGATTTGAAGGACTGAAGCGGGTGGACATGGAAGAAGCCACCGCCGGATATATCGTTGCTGTGGCTGGTTTCGCTGATGCTTATATTGGGGAAACGATTACTGACCCCAACGAACCCCAAGCTTTACCACTAATTAAGGTGGATGAACCAACTTTACAAATGACCTTCTGGGTAAATGATTCACCCTTTGCTGGTCAAGAAGGTAAACTGGTAACATCAAGACAAGTACGCGATCGCCTTTTCCGTGAATTAGAAACTAACGTCGCCCTCCGAGTCGAAGAAACTGACTCTCCCGATAAATTCCTCGTTTGTGGTCGGGGTGAATTACACCTGGGTATCTTAATTGAAACCATGCGCCGAGAAGGTTTCGAGTTCCAAGTATCTCAACCACAGGTAATTTACCGCGAAATCAACGGTCAACCTTGCGAACCTTTTGAACTTCTCGCGTTGGATACTCCCGAAGACGGCGTTGGTAGTTGTATTGAACGCCTGGGACAACGCAAAGGCGAAATGCAAGATATGCAAGTGATTGGGAATGGACGCACTCTATTAGAGTTTATTATTCCCGCCCGTGGTTTGATTGGTTTCCGGGGTGAATTTATGCGGATGACTCGTGGTGAAGGTATCATGAACCACAGTTTCCATGATTATCGTCCCCTCTCTGGTGATATTGAAGCCCGGAACAAAGGCGTTCTCATTGCTTTTGAAGAAGGTGTTTCGACTTTCTACGCGATGAAAAACTCGGAAGATAGAGGATCATTCTTTATCACTCCAGGTACTAAAGTGTATAAAGGCATGATTATTGGAGAACATAATCGTCCTCAAGATTTGGAATTGAATGTCTGTAAGACGAAGCAGCTAACCAATCACCGCGCTTCTGGTGGTGAAGAATTGGTACAATTGCAAACACCAATAGACATGAGTTTAGAACGGGCTTTGGAATATATCGGTCCTGATGAGTTGGTGGAAGTTACACCTGACTCGATTCGTTTACGGAAAGTGGCGAAGAAGTTCGCTAAACGGTAAGAACCCCACCCCAGCCCCTCCCCGCAAGCGAGGAGGGGAGTTTTTTTGCTAACCTCTGTGTTTATCTGGGGACAAAATTTTCCTAAATAGAAGAACCTCACCCTCAACACCTTGCTAAGGAGAGGGGAGTTTTTTTTGCTAAACTTTGGCTGTGGCGGGATTTGGTAAACTGACTTTTAACCGCTTGAACATTGCCGATCGCGCTTGTAAAGCTAGACTATCATCTAAGGGAGATAAGGCGATCGCTTGCTGATACTTTAGCCGCAACGCCGTTTGAATCAACCAGTCGGCGACAAAGGGATTTTTGGGTAATAGCGGACCGTGGGAATAAGTGGCGATCGCATTCTGATAAAATGCTCCTTCAGTACCATCTTCACCATTATTACCCAAACCATAGACTACACGCCCCAAGGCTTCCACATTACCTAACTTGGTGCGTCCACCGTGATTTTCAAAACCGACTAAATAAGGTTTACTTCCCGTCATCTCTTCTAGTTCCCGCGCTAGACGAGAAGCTGTAACTTCAATTACCAAGTTACCAATACAGCGCTTAGTATTTTCACCAGGATGCACAGAGACTAAATCGAGGATTCCTAAACCTTCAATGCGTTGTCCCAAAGCAGGTTCATAATATTTTCCCAGCAGTTGGGGAGAACCACAGGTAAAAACTCCTGGTGTACCATTTTCGATTTTATTACGCATAGCATCAGCTTTCGCGCCTTGCAAATCACGCATGACAATTTCTTGCTGACGGTCTTGTGCGCCACCACCAACTATAATATCTACAGCTTTAATATCCGTATCTGTGGCATTTTGATCCAGTGCTACCACCTTGACATTATACCCCCGCCACTGGGCGCGACGTTCGATAGTAATCACATTTCCGCGATCGCCATAGGTACTCATCAGCGTGGGATATAGCCAACCAATAATTAATTCTAAATTTTCCGAACTCATAAAACCTCACGAATAACTAATAATTTTTATCAACCTATACTGTAATTATCCGGTGTATATCTAGAACAGGAAGAGGAATTTTACTTGTTTTTGTTATACATCCGACAATTGGCTAAAGTATTATACTCTGCAACCATCTGGAAGTGTGAAATCAGCATAGTTCATCTCTCAGAATTTCGTATTTTATGTAACAGTTTTTTTGCCACATTGTTACGAGAGTTACAAAGTATTGATTATTCATTTAATTTACACAATTTAAATCGCCATAAAACTTACTTCAAAAATATTTATCAAATTTTAATTTTTAATTATTAAAAGTCGAGTATTGTAATTAAATGCTGATTTTAAGTCTAAACGGAGATTATTTATGCAAGTTATTGAAGCTCCTAATATTGCCGTAATTGCTTCGGAAAATGCGGTTCCTATTTCTGAATTACCTCCTATATGGCAAGATATAGCCGCAGGAGTAGCAAATGTAGGACTAGATAAACCACAGATTTATGTGGAAATGGCGCAGTTGTTCCAATATAAACTGGCGCAGGGTGATGTAGACTTATTTAGTGAACGTCCAGAATTAGCCCATCTCAAATCGGCATTTTGTCAGGTATTTGGACAACTAGGTTATGAAACCTTAGAATTTTATGGACATGATTTTTTGATTGATAGCTATCCGAATTTTTCCCAAATTCTTCGAGATGTGGAATCAAAGGGAAGAGAATATGCAGATGAGGTAAAAGTCGCTCTCATTGGGATGGATCTTTTTAATGAGTTTGGATATGAACTACCTGCTAGTTTTTATCATGTACATCTAGCCCCAATTTATCGAGATCATGTATTTGAAGAACGCGCTTTACGTTTTGATAAACGAGATATAGTACATAAACGTTCTTGGGATGCTGTGTTACACGCCGGAAAAGTTTTTGCTATCCAAATGAAGGTACAAAGCATCGCTTCTAAATACGGTTTTACCTATCATCACGGTTGCGGTTGTAATTCTCATCTATCTTCTATTGATACATCTGAGGGAGAATTTAATTATGAAATCAGTCCCGAAAAATATCAAAGATGGCTCAGAAGTTTTATTTGGACTGCTTGGTATGAATATGCTTTCTTTCCTATAGTTCCGAATACGAGTTATTTGGTATAAGGAACCTCACCCCCAACCCCTCTCCTTAGTAAGGAGAGGGGAGAATTTAACACAATAAAATTTGCAATTTTCTCCGACATCCGCTTAAAGAATTTTCCTACCTGTGAGAACTTCTCGTACTTCTAGCATGGCTGAATAGGTAGGCAAAATGTGGAGAGTTTCATTGTCTGGGGTATGCTTTAATGCAGTAGCGATCGCCTGACGCAAATCCTCTTCTACAATTAAATTGAGCTTACTCTGACCGGAATTTTCACTATAGCGCAGACGTAACGCCAGATCATAGACGCGATCGCCACTTACAACTAAAGTTCCGCCCCGTTGGACTAACTTCTCTGTATCTACGTCCCAAATCCATGATACATCCGTACCATCAGGCGTGCGATCGTTTAAAACCAAAAGTGTGGTTGTATCGCTGCTTTCAGTGACTACGCGAATGGTTTCATTCGTCCCCACCGGATTTTTGGATAACAAAATCCGCACCCGCTTATTATTAATTACCAAATCCTCAGCCCGACCAAAAGCAGCTTGAAAATTGTTAACTGCATCTCGAATTATCGCTTCCTCAACGCCTAACTCTTGCGCCGCAGTCACAGCCGCTAAAGTATTATATTTGTTATATAAACCCACCAAAATTTGTGACCATTCGCTGCTTTCTAGCGTCGGTTTACTTTTGCTAAAACCACACTGGGGACAAGTAAAATCTCCTAAATGGGATAAATACACACCTTGATAATCGAGAGAGTGACCACAACTAGGACAATAAATCGAATCCACAGCGTGAGGAATGGCTTCCAGATAGTGTTCTGGTTCATTCATCCCAAAGAATAATACCTTTTGGGGTAGCTGCTGACCGAGATAAGATAAAGTCGGGTCGTCAGCATTGGGAATTACTACTGTTTCTAGTGGGAGGGTAGAAATTACCTTTGTCCAGCGCTTACTAATGCTGTCTACTTCCCCATATCTATCCAATTGGTCACGGAATAAGTTTAAACAAAGGATAATTCTCGGCTGGAGAGGCTTTAAAACTTTCGGTACAATATTCTCATCTACTTCCAGAATGGCGTAATCAACGTTCAGCGTCCCCAGCAAGGTAGTATTTTCTATCAACGCAGTCATCAAGCCATTTTCCAGGTTTGCGCCTGTAGAGTTATGGGCGATACGATAACCTTGGCGTTCTAAGATTGTGCATAAAAGCAGCGCTGTGGTAGTTTTCCCATTAGTCCCAGCAATGAGAATCACCCCGTTTTTGACTTGCTGACTCAATAATTCCAACAATCGGGGTTCAATACGACGCGCAATTGAGCCTGGTAATACACTAGCAGCACCGAGACGCAGCGATCGCACTATAAACGTCACACTTTTTGCCACTGACACCGCGAAACCAAGTCGCAGCCTATCTATGAGTTTAATTTTTTTTCCCACATCCGTACCCTAATCTTCTGGCGGTTCCTAATTTATAGTCTTTAATTTACAAATTTAATCTAGCTAGTCCCTACTCCCTACTCTCCACTCCCCATTTTCCAGATAAATATCATCCCAGTAAGCGTTATCTTAAAAAATAGTGCGTGGGTGTAATTATATATCCAGCCCAGTTGGCCGACTTCAGCGCAAACTGATGAAAATTAATAGCTTGCAAGGTTCTCTTTGATGAAAAGCATAAAGTTTCTTTTTTTACATAAAACAATTGCTGACTGGCGGCGAAGGCTGTCTCAATGCCTATTGTTGCTTGCTTGTCTATTGATGATAAATATACAACCTGCACTGGCTGGTATTGAAGATGATCTGTACGATGGTAACATTTTCGTGATTTATGCTGGCAATGGTTCGCTGGTTCCACCCAGACAGACTTTAGCAAAAGCTTTAGAAGAACATAAGCCTGTATATTTGGCGTTTTATGTCGATGACAGCAGTGATTGCAAAAAATACGCCATTTCGATTTCACAGGTACAGGAATTCTACGGTCGAGCCGCAGAGATTATCCCCATAGATGTGGATACCATCCCTGTTAAACAAACCTATGAACCCACTGAACCAGGATACTATTATTCTGGGGCTGTTCCTCAAGTTGTGGTCTTTGATAAATCAGGTCAGGTAGTTTTAAATAAAACTGGCCAAGTACCTTACGAAGAAATAGACGATAAATTCCGGGAAGCGTTTGATTTATTACCGCGCACCAAATCTTTGCCGTTGCAGCGACGTTCATTCAACGAATTTAGTAGTGAATTAGCCGAATAACTTTGAGGGTAGACCAAATTGGTCTGCCCTAACTTTTAGTTTCTTCTGATACTGCATTCCCCCAGAGTAAAAGCGATAATATGAAAATTAATTACAAATGACAAATGACTAATGACTAATGACTAATCATTACTAGAGTGTGTTGTGATGTCAAAGGTTTATAATAGCGAGGAGCTAATCCAAATTTTGGCAGATGAACGCCAAGCTTGCCTGAAGGGAAAACGCCTAAAATTAGAGGTGACCGTTTCTGGTAATCCTGTAATTGACCAGTTTATCAAAACTGATGGGCTGCAAAAGTTCACCGCCTATCAAGATTTTAAAGCTGCCATTCACGATTATCAAAGAGAAAATCAAGTATCAGGTATTATCTGGCGAGAGATGACTGTGAAGGGTAAAACCTTACACTATCCAGAAGTCGATACCGAATTAATTGCCCTCAGCCGAGACTTGGAAATCATTCAAGCTACTAAAACTACCATATTGGAATTTTGGTATGAAGTCACGGCGGGGATGGATTTGTACTTGAGTTTTAACAACAATAAACAACACCAACAAATTCTCCAGCCTGATGTGGAGAGAATTGCTCAAATCACCGAATGGGCAAGTTTGTGGAAGTGGGAAAATTCTAACTTTCTGGAAATGATTTTGCAGCTAGGATGGGGTAAACCAGAAGAAGCTCGTTACAAACGCGGAAGACCGCAATCGGGTAGTGAGCAAATTCACGCTGTAAATCCCGGAAATCATCCCATTGGTTAAACA from Nodularia sp. LEGE 06071 includes the following:
- a CDS encoding thylakoid membrane photosystem I accumulation factor, producing the protein MKSIKFLFLHKTIADWRRRLSQCLLLLACLLMINIQPALAGIEDDLYDGNIFVIYAGNGSLVPPRQTLAKALEEHKPVYLAFYVDDSSDCKKYAISISQVQEFYGRAAEIIPIDVDTIPVKQTYEPTEPGYYYSGAVPQVVVFDKSGQVVLNKTGQVPYEEIDDKFREAFDLLPRTKSLPLQRRSFNEFSSELAE
- a CDS encoding type 1 glutamine amidotransferase, encoding MSSENLELIIGWLYPTLMSTYGDRGNVITIERRAQWRGYNVKVVALDQNATDTDIKAVDIIVGGGAQDRQQEIVMRDLQGAKADAMRNKIENGTPGVFTCGSPQLLGKYYEPALGQRIEGLGILDLVSVHPGENTKRCIGNLVIEVTASRLARELEEMTGSKPYLVGFENHGGRTKLGNVEALGRVVYGLGNNGEDGTEGAFYQNAIATYSHGPLLPKNPFVADWLIQTALRLKYQQAIALSPLDDSLALQARSAMFKRLKVSLPNPATAKV
- a CDS encoding MurT ligase domain-containing protein; protein product: MGKKIKLIDRLRLGFAVSVAKSVTFIVRSLRLGAASVLPGSIARRIEPRLLELLSQQVKNGVILIAGTNGKTTTALLLCTILERQGYRIAHNSTGANLENGLMTALIENTTLLGTLNVDYAILEVDENIVPKVLKPLQPRIILCLNLFRDQLDRYGEVDSISKRWTKVISTLPLETVVIPNADDPTLSYLGQQLPQKVLFFGMNEPEHYLEAIPHAVDSIYCPSCGHSLDYQGVYLSHLGDFTCPQCGFSKSKPTLESSEWSQILVGLYNKYNTLAAVTAAQELGVEEAIIRDAVNNFQAAFGRAEDLVINNKRVRILLSKNPVGTNETIRVVTESSDTTTLLVLNDRTPDGTDVSWIWDVDTEKLVQRGGTLVVSGDRVYDLALRLRYSENSGQSKLNLIVEEDLRQAIATALKHTPDNETLHILPTYSAMLEVREVLTGRKIL
- the typA gene encoding translational GTPase TypA — its product is MTLPIRNVAIIAHVDHGKTTLVDALLKQSGIFREGEDVPDCVMDSNTLERERGITILSKNTAVRYKETLINIVDTPGHADFGGEVERVLGMVDGCLLIVDANEGPMPQTRFVLKKALEKGLRPIVVINKIDRGQTDPHVAVDKVLDLFLELGADEDQCDFKYLFASGMSGFAKESLEAESVDMQPLFNAILQHVPPPVGDINKPLQLQVTTLDYSEYLGRIVIGRIHNGTIRAGQQAALVTEDGTIVKSRITKLMGFEGLKRVDMEEATAGYIVAVAGFADAYIGETITDPNEPQALPLIKVDEPTLQMTFWVNDSPFAGQEGKLVTSRQVRDRLFRELETNVALRVEETDSPDKFLVCGRGELHLGILIETMRREGFEFQVSQPQVIYREINGQPCEPFELLALDTPEDGVGSCIERLGQRKGEMQDMQVIGNGRTLLEFIIPARGLIGFRGEFMRMTRGEGIMNHSFHDYRPLSGDIEARNKGVLIAFEEGVSTFYAMKNSEDRGSFFITPGTKVYKGMIIGEHNRPQDLELNVCKTKQLTNHRASGGEELVQLQTPIDMSLERALEYIGPDELVEVTPDSIRLRKVAKKFAKR